In Colletotrichum higginsianum IMI 349063 chromosome 3, whole genome shotgun sequence, a genomic segment contains:
- a CDS encoding 4-hydroxybenzoate polyprenyl transferase gives MTRAWQLWLSPRPRKRTNISTQSSFVTAGDAARFDILTEDDGRWGLRETHFINNPLVKAGKSGPPLRLTKKEKDADEYFKVEQGVLGAITDGKEHAITKDDGVLCIRAGTRHRFWSHESATESLVFHGWAHPQDRDHILDENFLRNLQGYMADCHREGLKPSVFQLVLFSYEASTLATPPFWVPIGLLTAVNHVLAYWIAAGLLGYKAAYPEYTVRPRSD, from the exons ATGACGAGGGCATGGCAACTCTGGCTCTCGCCGCGCCCCCGGAAGCGCACCAACATCTCTACCCAGTCTTCCTTTGTCACGGCGGGAGACGCAGCGCGGTTCGACATCCTCACTGAGGATGACGGCCGCTGGGGCCTCAGAGAGACACACTTCATCAACAACCCGCTTGTTAAGGCTGGCAAGTCCGGTCCGCCGCT GAGGCtgacgaagaaggagaaggatgcG GATGAGTACTTCAAGGTTGAGCAGGGTGTCCTCGGAGCCATCACGGACGGCAAAGAGCACGCCATCACTAaagacgacggcgtcctctGCATCCGTGCCGGCACCAG GCACCGGTTCTGGTCTCACGAGAGCGCCACCGAGTCGCTCGTTTTCCACGGCTGGGCGCACCCCCAGGACAGGGACCacatcctcgacgagaacTTTCTGCGCAACCTCCAGGGCTACATGGCCGACTGCCACCGGGAGGGCCTGAAGCCGTCCGTCTTCCAGCTCGTGCTGTTCTCCTACGAGGCCTCGACGctggcgacgccgcccttctGGGTGCCCATCGGGCTCCTCACCGCGGTGAACCACGTCCTGGCGTACTGGATTGCGGCAGGCCTGTTGGG TTACAAGGCGGCGTATCCTGAGTACACCGTTCGGCCGAGAAGCGACTAG
- a CDS encoding Cupin encodes MANKVELCTDFPAPGLRNPFRYITGHNGNGDAVFLQTDHGDHRDIMVGGLGAQNVFYSSSGNPIELTGDVDLEFAKQKPSLHIPQGCVVRMIDFTPGAASGMHRALTLGIATVCEGEIELSLGSGEARILRPGDVSINRGAMHKWRNVSNEKPARILFVMLDVKPIIVNGKALEFDVGDLMKEYADYAEDEGPNKKE; translated from the exons ATGGCCAACAAGGTTGAGCTGTGCACCGACTTCCCGGCCCCGGGCCTCCGCAACCCGTTCCGTTACATCACCGGAcacaacggcaacggcgatgCCGTCTTCTTGCAG ACGGACCATGGCGACCACCGCGACATCATGGTGGGCGGTCTCGGAGCCCAAAACGTCTTttacagcagcagcggcaacCCCATCGAGCTGACGGGAGACGTCGATCTCGAGTTCGCCAAGCAAAAG CCGTCCCTCCACATCCCGCAGGGGTGCGTTGTCCGCATGATTGACTTCACCCCCGGCGCCGCGTCCGGCATGCACCGCGCGCTGACGCTGGGCATTGCCACCGTCTGCGAGGGCGAGATCGAGCTCAGCCTGGGCAGCGGCGAGGCGCGCATCCTCCGGCCCGGCGACGTCTCCATCAACCGCGGCGCCATGCACAAGTGGCGCAACGTGTCCAACGAGAAGCCTGCGCGCATCCTGTTCGTCATGCTCGACGTCAAgcccatcatcgtcaacggcaaggccctcgagttcgatgtcggcgaccTGATGAAGGAGTACGCCGActacgccgaggacgaggggcccaacaagaaggagtag
- a CDS encoding Retinol dehydrogenase 12, translating into MSSGLQAGASSEATFKGFLSRQRTAPKPLPAGLRLAGQTAVVTGSNVGIGLAASRQLLDLGLSHLVMGVRSQAKGDAAAAQLRKDFPGAQVSVWILDMESYDSIRAFVERCASSLPRLDITILNAGLMAATYGVAKATGHELTMQVDYLSTVYLTLLLIPVLKSKKVAGGSSARPPVLSIVGSDMAYTASLKTTDPVLPQFDDAKTYGQIPSYSNAKLLLMFFVAKLAELVDPSDVLINLSNPGMTKGTALGHDSPALVRKIFGVAQYFLARPAEVGASVYLDAALAKGAESHGSFVSDWQIKPFPPIWYTEEGRKIEARLMEETMKELNPVGASLPQKA; encoded by the exons ATGTCGTCGGGTCTCCAAGCCGGCGCTTCCTCCGAGGCCACCTTCAAGGGTTTCCTCTCCCGGCAGCGCACGGCGCCCAAGCCCTTGCCCGCCGGCCTCCGCCTCGCGGGCCagaccgccgtcgtcacggGGAGCAATGTGGGCATCGGCCTCGCGGCGTCCCGTCAGCTGCTGGACCTCGGCCTCTCCCACCTGGTCATGGGCGTCCGCTcccaggccaagggcgacgccgccgccgcccagctgcGCAAGGACTTCCCCGGCGCCCAGGTCTCCGTCTGGATCCTCGACATGGAGTCGTACGACTCCATCCGCGCCTTCGTCGAGCGCTGCgcctcctcgctgccgcGCCTCGACATCACCATCCTCAACGCCGGCCTGATGGCCGCCACCTACGGCGTCGCCAAGGCCACGGGGCACGAGCTCACCATGCAGGTCGACTACCTCTCCACCGTCTACCTCACCCTGCTGCTCATCCCCGTCCTCAAGTCCAAGAaggtcgccggcggctcCTCCGCGCGGCCGCCGGTGCTCAGCATCGTCGGATCCGACATGGCCTACACGGCATCCCTGAAGACGACGGACCCCGTCCTGCCGCAgttcgacgacgccaagaCCTACGGCCAGATCCCGTCCTACTCCAACGCGAAGCTGCTGCTCATGTTCTTCGTcgccaagctcgccgagctcgtcgaccccAGCGACGTCCTCATCAACCTGTCCAACCCGGGCATGACCAAGGGCACGGCCCTGGGCCACGACAGCCCGGCCCTCGTCCGCAAGATCTTTGGCGTCGCCCAGTACTTCCTGGCACGCCCGGCCGAGGTTGGCGCCTCCGTCTACCTCGACGCGGCCCtggccaagggcgccgagaGCCACGGGAGCTTCGTCAGTGACTGGCAAATCAAGCC GTTCCCGCCGATCTGGTACACGGAAGAAGGCCGCAAGATTGAGGCCAGACTGATGGAGGAGACTATGAAGGAGTTGAACCCCGTGGGCGCCTCGCTTCCCCAGAAGGCATAG
- a CDS encoding Cutinase-2, with translation MKFFIVVMSVLQCAFALSLPTVIVPKSHFGEGDQHTHALQVRQNPVLVENEARDGKCKEIMFFYLRGSTQESNMGEQPGPQLAEYLRQTLTAERIAVQGIEYAAALLDNACVNNQLCRPSEVTSAERQIRQYMDKCPEAVVVAAGYSQGAAMLSSVISNANRLEKKYKDRITAVVTFGSTMQIYNKNTIPNFPSDLVQMFCNKLDPVCRAGIPLGAALPGHRDYRKSAKPAAEFLVKKLAAAKAWPSVPVIADIDPSKFASMGLNFRDIFRGASKGTSDAFNDAEKLGSLREPRLVNVYGRGGARVDFLGVAVDGVADVLEHGGKGGDYKEMRLDEGEFWTKAEVCNGQKKGKDRIGYFRAESSKGKKMEVGKRTNQCQKYVAEKGGYFVGLYGEAGTEIDSLGLIEHVGS, from the exons ATGAAGTTCTTCATTGTTGTGATGTCGGTCCTGCAGTGTGCGTTCGCACTCAGCCTACCGACAGTAATAGTCCCTAAAAGCCACTTTGGAGAAGGAGACCAGCACACCCACGCTCTACAAGTCAGACAGAACCCGGTCTTGGTCGAGAACGAGGCCCGAGATGGCAAGTGCAAGGAGATCATGTTTTTTTATCTACGCGGAAGCACACAGGAGTCTAACATG GGGGAGCAGCCTGGGCCTCAGCTTGCCGAGTATCTCCGCCAGACTCTGACAGCAGAGAGGATCGCCGTGCAGGGGATAGAATACGCAGCGGCTCTCCTGGACAACGCCTGCGTCAACAACCAGCTGTGCCGGCCGAGCGAGGTCACGAGTGCAGAGCGGCAAATCCGACAATACATGGACAAGTGccccgaggccgtcgtcgtagcGGCTGGTTATAGTCAGGGCGCCGCAATGCTGTCGAGTGTCATCTCGAACGCGAACCGACTTGAGAAAAAGTACAAGGACAGGATCACTGCCGTCGTCACCTTTGGCAGTACGATGCAAATTTACAACAAGAACACGATACCAAACTTTCCATCCGACTTGGTGCAGATGTTTTGCAACAAACTCGACCCGGTCTG CCGAGCTGGTATACCGCTCGGAGCGGCGTTGCCTGGGCACCGAGACTACCGAAAGTCGGCGAAGCCCGCGGCCGAATTCCTCGTGAAGAAGCTAGCGGCTGCCAAGGCGTGGCCCTCAGTACCTGTCATCGCGGACATCGACCCGTCAAAGTTCGCCTCCATGGGGCTTAATTTCCGAGACATCTTCCGCGGAGCATCCAAAGGCACCTCGGACGCGttcaacgacgccgagaagctcggctCGCTGAGAGAACCCAGGTTGGTCAACGTCTACGGCAGAGGCGGCGCGCGGGTGGACTTCCTAGGCGTGGCGGTGGACGGCGTGGCCGACGTGTTGGAgcacggcggcaagggcggcgactACAAGGAGATGCggctggacgagggcgagttCTGGACAAAGGCCGAGGTGTGCAACGGccagaagaagggcaaggacCGCATCGGATACTTCCGAGCTGAAAGCAGcaaggggaagaagatggaggttGGGAAGAGAACCAACCAATGCCAGAAGTATGTGGCAGAGAAGGGCGGGTACTTTGTGGGCTTATACGGAGAGGCTGGCACCGAGATCGACTCGCTCGGCTTGATTGAGCATGTCGGCAGCTAA
- a CDS encoding Short chain dehydrogenase reductase, with protein sequence MPQQQKFALVTGCGRGGIGEALVTEYTRRGVHAIATVLPHEASDHLSDAGITFFPLDVTNEQSIIDLKAALQKLTSGNLDILVNCAGIAYTMTAIDTDVGAVQRMFDINLFGPMRMVHHLHEMIIQAKGTIVNIGSIGGIIPFMYGSSYNASKAGLHHWGNTLRVEMAPLGVKVITVISGEVSTNILKNDAHRKLPEGSYYSVLSENFQRHVLRTPEGATDRFDYATNVVAQSLKSSPPSWFWYGSFTGVTRFLDMFCWRTVWDTLMWNMFSLDKLKQAHSTIAKKLAY encoded by the exons ATGCCCCAACAACAGAAGTTCGCGCTCGTCACTGG ATGTGGCCGCGGTGGCATCGGCGAAGCCCTCGTGACCGAATACACCCGCCGTGGCGTCCACGCCATCGCGACTGTGCTCCCCCACGAGGCGAGCGACCACCTCTCGGACGCCGGCATcaccttcttccccctcgATGTCACTAACGAGCAGTCCATCATTGACCTGAAGGCAGCGTTGCAGAAACTCACGTCGGGGaacctcgacatcctcgtcaactGCGC TGGCATTGCATACACGATGACGGCCATCGACACCGACGTCGGGGCCGTGCAGCGCATGTTCGACATCAACCTGTTTGGCCCCATGCGCATGGTGCACCACTTACACGAGATGATCatccaggccaagggcaCCATCGTCAACATCGGTTCGATTGGTGGCATCATCCCCTTCATGTATGGCT CATCATACAACGCGAGCAAGGCTGGACTCCATCACTGGGGCAACACGCTCCGCGTCGAAATGGCCCCGCTTGG CGTCAAGGTCATCACGGTCATCTCGGGAGAAGTGAGCACCAACATCCTCAAGAACGACGCCCACAGGAAGCTGCCTGAGGGGTCCTATTACTCCGTTCTCTCCGAGAACTTCCAGCGGCACGTCCTGCGGACCCCGG AGGGTGCCACCGACCGCTTCGACTACGCCACCAACGTCGTGGCGCAGAGCCTGAAGTCGTCCCCCCCGTCGTGGTTCTGGTACGGGAGCTTTACGGGCGTGACCCGTTTCCTCGACATGTTCTGCTGGCGTACGGTTTGG GACACTCTGATGTGGAACATGTTTAGCCTGGACAAGTTGAAGCAGGCCCATTCCACTATCGCGAAGAAGCTTGCTTATTAG
- a CDS encoding 3-alpha-(Or 20-beta)-hydroxysteroid dehydrogenase, producing the protein MVADLMVDTARDAAEECESAATNAQFNGFSFQVDITSEESVVALFAEASSKMGRIDYCVNCAGIGAQEATDIAGLSLSEFQRFLNVNTTGLFLVTREASIAMRAQKPVSVLPSDVKPDRGTTRGAIVNLGSATSMVATAGVLAYTTSKHAALGLTKNSALDNAAYGIRVNCVCPSWVDTPMVRKAIDGVEGLGDLIKGAVPMGRIAFPEEVADTVVYLCSPRSSYITGCGLIVDGGTTLGANR; encoded by the exons ATGGTCGCCGACCTGATGGTCGACACGGCCCGCGACGCGGCCGAAGAGTGTGAgtccgccgccaccaacgCGCAGTTCAACGGGTTTTCTTTCCAGGTCGACATCACCAGCGAAGAGTCCGTCGTCGCGCTCTTTGCCGAGGCGAGCAGCAAGATGGGCCGCATCGACTACTGCGTCAACTGTGCCGGC ATCGGTGCCCAAGAGGCCACCGATATCGCTGGCCTCTCGTTGTCCGAGTTCCAACGCTTCCTCAACGTCAACACCACCGGCCTCTTTCTGGTCACCAGGGAGGCGTCCATCGCCATGAGGGCCCAGAAGCCCGTGTCCGTTCTCCCGTCCGACGTAAAGCCGGACCGAGGCACGACTCGTGGCGCCATCGTGAACCTTGGCTCGGCCACTTCCATGGTTGCCACGGCGGGCGTCCTGGCATATACCACCTCCAAGCATGCAGCACTCGGCCTAACCAAGAATAGCG CTCTCGACAACGCCGCCTACGGGATCAGGGTCAACTGCGTGTGCCCTTCGTGGGTGGACACGCCCATGGTGCGCAAAGCAatcgacggcgtcgaaggGCTTGGGGACCTGATCAAGGGAGCGGTGCCCATGGGCCGCATCGCCTTCCCGGAGGAGGTGGCAGACACCGTCGTCTACCTGTGCAGCCCACGATCCAGCTACATCACGGGGTGCGGGCTTattgtcgacggcggcaccacGTTGGGTGCGAATCGATAG